The Metabacillus sp. B2-18 genome has a window encoding:
- a CDS encoding class I SAM-dependent methyltransferase — translation MQVIGVDADPKILSIAKEKIKETQVNNITFEEGFSDKLPFSNNLFHHIFTSLFIHHLTLEIKKKTFEEVYRTLKSGGQLHIIDFEKPQNWLMRVAFFPIQFLDGFETTSNHVKGIIPNLLKETGFVLIEETGQFSTIMGTLRAYKALKP, via the coding sequence GTGCAAGTAATTGGGGTTGATGCTGATCCTAAAATATTATCAATTGCTAAGGAGAAAATTAAAGAAACTCAAGTTAATAATATTACCTTTGAGGAAGGGTTTTCTGATAAACTTCCCTTTTCCAATAATCTATTTCATCACATATTTACAAGTTTATTTATTCATCATTTAACTCTAGAAATTAAAAAGAAAACATTTGAAGAAGTTTATCGGACACTCAAATCTGGTGGCCAATTACATATTATTGATTTTGAAAAGCCACAAAATTGGTTGATGCGTGTTGCATTTTTTCCTATTCAATTTTTAGATGGGTTTGAAACAACTTCAAATCATGTTAAAGGAATTATCCCTAACCTATTAAAAGAAACAGGATTTGTTTTAATTGAAGAAACTGGACAATTTTCAACTATCATGGGCACACTAAGGGCATATAAAGCTTTAAAGCCATAA
- a CDS encoding ArsR/SmtB family transcription factor codes for MSLVDKNIKDTLKDECEIYCYDPIKVSRLQDLLSSKSTLHLSKKFKLLADETRLKIILSLAIEGELCVCDVANIIQSSIATASYHLRFLKRSGVANYRKEGKLAFYYIDDEIFKSMVLLSFHHKES; via the coding sequence TTGTCATTAGTTGATAAAAATATAAAAGATACTCTAAAAGATGAATGTGAGATCTATTGTTATGACCCTATAAAAGTATCAAGGTTACAAGATTTGTTAAGTTCTAAAAGTACACTTCATCTATCAAAAAAATTTAAACTTCTTGCTGATGAGACACGATTAAAGATTATTCTTTCATTAGCTATAGAAGGGGAACTTTGTGTATGTGATGTGGCTAATATTATTCAGTCCTCTATAGCTACAGCTTCGTATCATTTGAGGTTTTTAAAACGCTCAGGTGTAGCTAACTATAGAAAGGAAGGTAAATTAGCATTTTACTATATCGATGATGAAATTTTTAAATCGATGGTTCTACTTTCTTTTCATCATAAGGAGAGTTGA
- the ccsB gene encoding c-type cytochrome biogenesis protein CcsB: MVSLSSNLLYAAFLLYLIATFLFGGAIRDKRKQYEKPSKWAKFAITVTILGFITHLGYFVTRWIASGHAPVSNMFEFITAFSMMFVLAFIILYFLYKVAILGLFTLPITLLIIAYASMFPTDISPLIPALQTDWLAIHVTTTALGSAILASSFIAGVIYLLRSVDQTKRSKETFWLEVVMYTIVATLAFVIITSVFRGMEYEAVYKWVDKNDQEVEMTYNLPSIVGPNQGELLTKGKMEALVEVPAIIAAGKLNTVIWSVVTGLFLYGILRLILRKRIAAALQPLTKNIKLDLVDEIGYRSVAIGFPVFTLGALIFAMIWAQIAWTRFWGWDPKEVWALITWLFYAAYLHLRLSKGWHGEKSAWLGVIGFGIIIFNLIFVNLIIAGLHSYA; the protein is encoded by the coding sequence GTGGTATCTCTTAGCAGTAACTTACTGTATGCAGCATTCTTACTATATCTAATTGCAACATTTCTATTTGGAGGAGCCATTCGAGATAAGAGAAAGCAATACGAAAAGCCAAGCAAATGGGCGAAATTCGCAATAACTGTCACCATTTTAGGCTTTATCACTCATCTCGGTTATTTTGTCACAAGATGGATTGCTTCTGGACATGCACCGGTAAGCAATATGTTCGAGTTTATAACGGCATTTTCTATGATGTTTGTATTAGCATTCATCATCCTTTATTTTTTATATAAAGTAGCCATTTTAGGTTTGTTCACTTTACCAATTACATTATTAATTATTGCTTATGCAAGCATGTTCCCAACAGACATTTCTCCTTTAATACCAGCATTGCAAACGGATTGGCTTGCCATCCATGTAACAACAACGGCACTAGGTTCGGCAATTTTAGCCAGTAGTTTCATTGCAGGTGTCATTTATTTACTTCGTTCTGTTGATCAGACGAAACGCTCAAAGGAAACTTTTTGGCTAGAGGTTGTCATGTACACGATTGTGGCAACACTTGCTTTTGTAATTATTACAAGTGTTTTCAGAGGAATGGAGTATGAAGCCGTCTATAAATGGGTTGATAAAAATGATCAAGAGGTTGAAATGACATATAATCTACCTTCAATTGTAGGACCGAATCAAGGTGAATTACTTACAAAAGGTAAAATGGAAGCTCTTGTTGAGGTACCAGCGATCATTGCAGCAGGAAAATTAAACACAGTCATTTGGTCTGTTGTTACTGGTTTATTTTTATACGGGATTCTAAGGCTGATTTTAAGAAAAAGAATTGCTGCAGCGCTTCAGCCATTAACAAAGAATATCAAACTTGATTTGGTTGATGAAATTGGATACAGATCGGTTGCAATAGGTTTTCCGGTATTCACTTTGGGTGCTCTCATTTTTGCGATGATTTGGGCTCAAATTGCGTGGACGCGTTTCTGGGGATGGGATCCTAAGGAGGTATGGGCCTTAATTACATGGTTATTTTATGCTGCTTATTTACACCTCCGCCTATCGAAAGGTTGGCATGGTGAAAAATCAGCATGGCTCGGAGTAATAGGTTTTGGAATTATTATTTTCAACCTAATTTTCGTTAATCTAATTATTGCTGGTCTACACTCTTATGCATAA
- the resB gene encoding cytochrome c biogenesis protein ResB yields the protein MKHVECECGHANPHGTVLCESCGKQFQEDTPNKSFDMCYEGSARRSQTYKKSVVDKIWNFFSSVKVGVWIIVLLLIASAIGTIFPQEMYIPPTVVPQEFYKDEYGFLGQMYYELGFHNLYGSWWYFLLIASLGVSLVIASLDRFIPLYRALKKQGITRHESFMRRQRLFSETNVEENIDEQLDSVISKLEKKRYRVRKENGNILAEKDRFSRWGPYVNHIGLIIFLIGGMLRFVPGMYVDEMLWIRDGETAIIPGTNGKYYLSSDKFIMETYQKEQEDKVFANTLSRVGDGSIVKNFQTNVTLYERKGEIIHGAEPELKKIKDEQIRVNYPLKHDSYAFYQTSYKLNELNKFIFSLVDKVTEKSFGQITVDLLEPKKEYDLGNGYRVKITTYLPNFYFNNEGIPDTKNRVPDNPAFVFNMISPENPQGEKSFVAIQKTIEPDGENQLKMKFEGVETKNLSALTVRKDHTLWFLGLGGAIFMIGVIQGMYWNHRRIWIRRNGESILIAGHTNKNWYGIRNEMNSFLKETCIQELTDQTNEKVQNS from the coding sequence ATGAAACATGTAGAATGTGAATGTGGTCATGCCAATCCACATGGAACAGTACTTTGTGAATCATGTGGGAAACAATTTCAGGAGGATACACCAAACAAATCATTTGATATGTGTTATGAAGGAAGTGCAAGGCGGTCACAAACGTATAAAAAGTCAGTTGTCGATAAAATTTGGAACTTTTTCTCATCCGTTAAAGTAGGGGTTTGGATAATTGTTCTTCTTTTAATTGCTTCCGCAATTGGAACAATTTTTCCTCAAGAGATGTATATTCCCCCAACTGTTGTCCCACAAGAGTTTTATAAAGATGAATATGGATTTCTTGGACAAATGTATTATGAATTAGGTTTTCACAATCTGTATGGTTCATGGTGGTATTTTTTATTAATAGCATCTCTTGGAGTTTCACTTGTAATCGCAAGTTTGGATCGGTTTATTCCATTGTATCGCGCTTTAAAAAAACAAGGGATTACACGTCATGAAAGCTTCATGCGCAGACAACGCCTCTTTAGTGAAACAAATGTGGAAGAGAATATTGATGAACAGCTAGATTCCGTAATATCCAAATTGGAGAAAAAACGTTACCGTGTTCGTAAAGAAAATGGAAATATTCTAGCCGAGAAAGATCGGTTTTCACGATGGGGCCCTTATGTAAACCATATCGGACTTATTATCTTCCTAATTGGGGGGATGCTGAGATTTGTTCCAGGAATGTACGTAGATGAAATGCTTTGGATTCGTGACGGTGAAACAGCTATTATTCCAGGAACCAATGGAAAATACTATTTAAGCAGTGACAAGTTTATTATGGAAACCTATCAAAAAGAACAAGAAGATAAAGTTTTCGCAAATACTCTTTCACGAGTTGGAGATGGAAGTATCGTCAAAAACTTTCAAACAAATGTTACTTTGTATGAGCGAAAAGGTGAAATAATTCACGGGGCAGAACCTGAACTTAAGAAAATAAAAGATGAACAAATCAGAGTTAATTACCCCTTAAAACATGATTCATATGCTTTTTATCAAACGTCTTATAAATTAAATGAGCTAAATAAGTTTATTTTTAGTTTAGTAGATAAAGTGACAGAAAAAAGTTTTGGTCAGATAACAGTAGATTTGCTGGAACCAAAGAAGGAGTATGATTTAGGTAATGGGTATAGAGTTAAAATTACAACTTATTTACCTAACTTTTATTTTAATAATGAAGGTATACCTGATACAAAAAACCGAGTTCCCGACAATCCAGCATTTGTATTTAACATGATATCCCCTGAGAATCCACAAGGTGAAAAAAGCTTTGTTGCCATTCAAAAAACAATTGAACCAGACGGGGAAAATCAATTAAAAATGAAATTTGAAGGTGTAGAAACGAAAAACCTGTCAGCCCTTACAGTTCGGAAAGATCATACGTTATGGTTTCTTGGTCTAGGAGGAGCTATTTTCATGATTGGAGTTATTCAAGGTATGTATTGGAATCATAGGCGTATATGGATTAGACGGAATGGTGAAAGCATATTAATTGCGGGACATACAAATAAAAATTGGTACGGAATTCGAAATGAAATGAACAGTTTTTTAAAAGAAACCTGCATTCAAGAACTAACCGATCAAACAAACGAGAAAGTCCAAAATTCGTAA
- a CDS encoding ArsR/SmtB family transcription factor encodes MATVDINLKTKFIRGFADKTRLLILECIKDKEKTVSEIVEEINGNQSNVSQHLACLKGCGIIVGRQQGKYMYYSLRNNKMKQLLNMFDEVLSIVEQDIEQCEINPARISDEG; translated from the coding sequence ATGGCTACTGTTGATATAAATTTGAAAACCAAATTTATTCGGGGTTTTGCTGATAAAACAAGGCTTCTAATTTTGGAATGCATAAAAGATAAGGAAAAAACCGTTTCCGAAATTGTTGAAGAGATTAATGGAAATCAATCTAATGTTTCTCAGCACTTAGCATGTTTAAAAGGGTGCGGTATTATCGTTGGTCGTCAGCAAGGTAAATACATGTACTATTCGTTAAGAAATAATAAAATGAAACAATTGTTAAATATGTTTGATGAAGTCTTGAGCATTGTAGAACAGGATATAGAGCAATGTGAAATTAATCCAGCACGGATATCAGATGAAGGGTGA
- a CDS encoding heavy metal translocating P-type ATPase — MAEEEITKSKICCSDNGCSETKEVTIPLTLENPKKDSCYKDGSCEINGTTSAEKEEVVQSSCCKDDQCPNNEKGPDIQEYEVMKTSTCCSDKECYSTEENPQPSTTAKSLEKLEYQVKGMDCPSCAVTIEKSLSKIEGIENVKVNYSAGKMQVETSLPSLGDKIEKQVEKLGFQTEINQRKNNNVQIFKVEGMDCGACAATIEKHLRKNPAVKEVSVNFSTGKMQIIHESNNNEIIKEVERAGFKASPTLKNNSTEKESNKGAPLTTISGLLLAFGFFGSYADVSPMLITLLYAATIVIGGYKPARSAFYAIKSLSLDMNVLMSVAAIGAALIGEWFEGATVVWLFALGNTLQNKSIERTRESIRSLMDLAPSEALMKLGDQLIRKPVEEISVDDIIIVKPGEKIPLDGDIIAGVSSVNQAPITGESIPVDKEVGDSVFAGTVNESGSLEVKVTKLVEDTAIAKIIHLVEEAQEKKAPTQAFVDRFASVYTPIVFALALLIMIVPPLLGFGTWAEWAYKGLALLVVACPCALVISTPVAIVSAIGNAAKNGVLIKGGTFLEKAGAINAIAFDKTGTLTEGKPRVSQIIPLKGSENELLAIARTIEEHSNHPIAKAITAYADEKDIQVMKGDSFRAIVGKGAQATINGTEYFAGNPKLYYDFNLSLTGIEEEIKRLQQEGNTLVLVGTRSEVLGVIAVSDAIRNITVKAIEKLKQVGVKEMVMLTGDNEGTAKKIASQTGVDRYFAELLPEDKVTAVQKLQQEGKRVAMVGDGINDAPALATADLGIAMGGAGTDTAMETADIVLMADNLEKLPHTIRLSRKALTIIKQNVWFSLLTKFIALLLIFPGYLTLWMAVLSDTGAALIVILNSMRLLRQK, encoded by the coding sequence ATGGCTGAAGAAGAAATTACAAAATCAAAAATTTGTTGTTCAGATAATGGATGTTCAGAAACAAAAGAAGTTACCATCCCTCTTACCTTAGAAAATCCTAAAAAGGATTCATGCTACAAAGATGGATCTTGTGAAATTAATGGAACTACATCGGCTGAAAAAGAAGAAGTGGTTCAGTCATCTTGTTGTAAAGATGACCAATGTCCAAATAATGAAAAAGGACCTGATATTCAGGAATACGAAGTTATGAAGACTTCTACGTGCTGTAGTGATAAAGAATGCTATTCTACAGAGGAAAATCCACAACCTTCTACAACTGCAAAATCGTTAGAGAAACTTGAATACCAAGTCAAAGGAATGGATTGCCCGTCATGCGCAGTAACGATTGAGAAAAGTCTTTCAAAAATTGAGGGAATCGAAAATGTTAAAGTAAATTATAGTGCAGGAAAAATGCAGGTAGAAACTAGCCTCCCTTCTCTAGGCGATAAAATTGAAAAACAAGTAGAAAAGTTAGGGTTTCAGACTGAAATAAATCAACGAAAAAATAATAACGTTCAAATTTTTAAAGTAGAAGGAATGGATTGCGGTGCTTGCGCAGCAACAATCGAAAAACACCTTAGAAAGAATCCAGCAGTTAAAGAAGTTAGTGTAAACTTTTCAACTGGAAAAATGCAGATAATTCATGAATCGAATAATAATGAGATTATTAAAGAAGTTGAAAGGGCTGGTTTCAAAGCATCCCCAACCTTAAAGAACAATTCAACTGAAAAAGAAAGTAATAAAGGTGCACCATTAACGACCATTTCCGGTCTTCTGTTAGCATTTGGCTTTTTTGGATCCTATGCTGATGTTTCACCAATGCTAATTACACTATTATACGCAGCAACTATTGTTATTGGTGGATACAAGCCAGCAAGAAGTGCCTTTTATGCGATAAAAAGTCTTTCGTTAGATATGAATGTTTTAATGTCAGTTGCGGCCATTGGAGCAGCACTTATTGGAGAATGGTTTGAAGGTGCTACTGTGGTATGGTTATTTGCATTAGGTAATACACTCCAAAATAAATCGATTGAGCGAACAAGAGAATCAATTCGTAGTTTAATGGATCTTGCACCTTCTGAAGCCTTGATGAAACTAGGAGATCAATTGATAAGAAAGCCTGTAGAAGAGATATCAGTAGATGATATCATCATCGTTAAACCGGGAGAGAAGATTCCGTTAGATGGAGATATTATTGCTGGTGTTTCAAGTGTTAATCAGGCTCCAATTACAGGTGAGTCTATTCCCGTTGATAAAGAAGTTGGTGATTCGGTATTTGCCGGTACGGTAAACGAAAGTGGTTCACTAGAGGTAAAAGTAACGAAATTAGTTGAAGATACAGCTATTGCTAAGATTATTCACCTTGTAGAAGAAGCACAAGAAAAGAAAGCTCCTACACAAGCCTTTGTTGACCGTTTTGCAAGCGTCTATACGCCAATTGTCTTTGCATTAGCGTTACTCATAATGATAGTACCCCCATTATTAGGTTTCGGAACATGGGCTGAGTGGGCTTATAAAGGATTAGCGCTATTGGTTGTCGCTTGTCCATGTGCCTTAGTGATATCAACCCCTGTAGCTATCGTTTCAGCAATTGGAAATGCAGCAAAAAATGGTGTTTTAATCAAAGGTGGTACATTCTTAGAGAAAGCAGGAGCTATTAATGCCATTGCATTCGATAAGACGGGAACCTTAACCGAAGGTAAACCAAGGGTTTCACAAATTATTCCTCTAAAGGGGAGTGAAAATGAATTACTTGCCATTGCCCGTACTATTGAGGAACATTCGAATCACCCTATTGCAAAAGCGATAACAGCTTATGCAGATGAAAAAGATATACAAGTGATGAAAGGTGATTCCTTTAGAGCAATCGTAGGTAAAGGTGCCCAAGCGACTATAAACGGTACCGAATATTTTGCTGGAAACCCTAAATTATACTATGATTTCAATTTATCTCTTACGGGGATTGAAGAAGAAATTAAACGATTACAGCAAGAAGGAAATACTCTTGTTCTTGTTGGTACTCGTTCAGAAGTTTTAGGAGTCATTGCCGTTTCAGATGCAATTCGAAATATCACTGTTAAAGCCATTGAGAAATTGAAACAAGTTGGCGTAAAAGAAATGGTGATGTTAACCGGAGACAATGAAGGAACTGCGAAAAAAATCGCTTCACAAACGGGAGTTGATCGTTATTTTGCAGAATTGTTACCTGAAGATAAAGTAACGGCTGTACAAAAACTTCAACAAGAAGGAAAACGTGTAGCCATGGTTGGTGATGGTATTAATGATGCACCAGCCCTCGCAACAGCAGACTTAGGGATAGCTATGGGGGGAGCCGGTACGGATACTGCCATGGAAACAGCTGATATTGTGTTAATGGCCGATAATTTAGAAAAACTCCCTCATACGATTCGACTAAGTAGAAAAGCCTTGACGATTATTAAGCAAAATGTATGGTTTTCTCTTCTTACAAAGTTTATTGCGTTACTTTTAATCTTCCCTGGGTACCTCACTCTATGGATGGCGGTTCTAAGTGATACAGGAGCAGCTTTGATTGTTATTTTAAATAGCATGAGACTATTAAGACAGAAATAA
- a CDS encoding cation diffusion facilitator family transporter → MIDNNLKKAERGVWISILAYIILSGIKLIAGYTGNSNALKADGLNNLTDIIASATVLIGLRFAQKPADENHKYGHTKAETISSLIAAIIIFMVGLQVVIEAFNNYFSPTDNKPELFTGFIALLSAVFMYLVYRYNRKLSIEHESKALYATAQDNRSDALVSFGAFIGIVGAYLGWVFLDSVTAAIVGFIICHTAWDIFKEAVHELTDGYDAEKLKEIEELIKNTPGVKFVKDIKARVYGSQTTVDAIVYVKSTLTVIESHNISDKIEQNLRDRYNIKSVHIHIEPYYYKN, encoded by the coding sequence ATGATCGATAATAATTTAAAGAAAGCTGAAAGAGGCGTATGGATAAGTATTTTAGCTTATATCATTCTGTCAGGAATTAAATTAATCGCAGGTTATACTGGGAATTCAAACGCATTAAAAGCTGATGGGTTAAACAATTTAACGGATATTATAGCATCAGCAACTGTTTTAATTGGTTTAAGGTTTGCACAAAAGCCTGCGGATGAGAATCATAAATATGGTCATACAAAAGCAGAAACAATCTCCTCACTAATAGCTGCTATAATTATTTTTATGGTGGGACTACAGGTTGTTATAGAAGCTTTTAACAATTATTTCTCACCCACAGATAATAAACCAGAATTATTTACTGGATTTATCGCTTTATTGAGTGCTGTATTTATGTACTTAGTATATAGATACAACAGAAAATTGTCCATAGAGCATGAAAGTAAGGCACTTTATGCAACTGCTCAGGATAACCGTTCAGATGCTTTAGTTAGTTTCGGTGCATTTATTGGAATTGTTGGGGCATATTTAGGGTGGGTCTTTCTAGATTCTGTTACAGCTGCAATAGTTGGTTTTATTATTTGTCATACTGCTTGGGACATTTTTAAGGAAGCAGTTCATGAGCTAACAGACGGCTACGATGCTGAGAAGCTAAAAGAGATAGAAGAACTAATTAAAAATACACCTGGAGTAAAGTTCGTTAAGGATATAAAGGCTCGGGTATACGGTAGTCAAACTACTGTAGATGCAATTGTCTACGTTAAATCAACTCTCACAGTTATTGAAAGCCATAATATAAGCGACAAAATTGAACAAAACCTTCGAGACAGGTACAATATAAAAAGCGTACACATACATATTGAGCCATATTATTATAAAAACTAG
- a CDS encoding heavy metal translocating P-type ATPase, giving the protein MSEHKLKGLSCGNCAREMEDEINKLEGGQGSRILYNSSKLILNDQVDIQKVEKILSSDGAVILRENHHENSSSGHNHGHDHSHTNSKRMIMLLASSTFIFLAAIYADTQLDNIVPIIMYLVAAAASGYPTFIKGAKNLFKLKFNIDTLMTIALVGAFSIGEWKEGTLVAILFGVNELLEGLGMEKARKSMEELLKVAPKEATLIDNGQERIVAIDTLKEGNLVLVKSGQKIPSDGIVESGKSSVNEAAITGESMPVEKETNEKVFGGSINNEGVLKVRITKEYKDSSLAKILHLVEEAQETKTPTEQFINRFAKYYTPIIMVISALVMLVPPLLFNGDWGSWFYQGLAVLIVGCPCALILSSPIAIVSGIAHNAKNGILVKGGVFLEQLGKIDTIAFDKTGTLTKGHPYVEKTVVYDEGEFFHIAGSIEKSSSHPIANAIMDKLSDLNVSYTDPEEINTISGQGVAAVINGVEYKVGNEKSINFILPAEVSENISSLKNDGYTLVIVANNEKVLGLFGIIDEIRQESKDIIGELYLAGIKNTVMLTGDHTKTAEKVAKQIGLTKYYASLLPDEKVTKIKELTKSGKVAMIGDGINDAPALATADLGIAMGKGTDSAIETADIVLMQDHLGKLPSAVRIAKKVNKIIKLNITLALGLKLIALLLTIPGLLTLWIAILSDMGATILVTLISLTIMIEDRK; this is encoded by the coding sequence ATGTCCGAACATAAACTAAAAGGTCTCTCTTGTGGAAACTGTGCAAGGGAAATGGAGGATGAAATAAATAAATTGGAGGGTGGCCAAGGCTCAAGAATTCTATACAATAGCAGCAAACTTATTTTAAATGATCAAGTTGATATCCAAAAAGTTGAGAAAATATTATCCTCTGATGGAGCGGTTATCTTAAGAGAAAACCATCATGAAAACTCAAGTTCTGGTCATAATCACGGTCATGATCATTCCCACACAAATAGTAAGCGTATGATAATGTTACTTGCCTCGTCAACATTTATTTTCTTAGCAGCTATTTATGCCGATACCCAACTTGATAATATCGTGCCTATTATCATGTATTTGGTTGCTGCAGCTGCCAGTGGATATCCTACCTTTATAAAAGGTGCAAAAAATCTTTTCAAATTAAAATTTAATATTGATACATTAATGACGATTGCCTTAGTAGGTGCATTCTCAATTGGAGAATGGAAAGAAGGAACGTTAGTAGCTATTCTATTTGGAGTAAATGAACTACTTGAAGGATTAGGAATGGAAAAAGCTAGAAAATCAATGGAAGAACTACTAAAGGTAGCTCCTAAAGAAGCGACCTTGATCGATAATGGTCAAGAGCGAATCGTGGCAATTGATACGCTTAAAGAAGGTAACTTGGTCCTTGTTAAATCTGGACAAAAGATTCCTTCGGATGGGATCGTTGAATCAGGTAAAAGTTCAGTAAATGAAGCAGCTATTACCGGAGAATCAATGCCGGTTGAAAAAGAAACGAATGAAAAAGTTTTTGGTGGAAGCATTAATAATGAAGGTGTTTTAAAAGTAAGAATAACGAAAGAATATAAGGATTCTTCTTTGGCTAAGATACTACATTTGGTAGAAGAAGCTCAAGAAACAAAAACACCTACAGAACAATTTATAAATCGTTTTGCAAAATATTATACACCAATTATCATGGTGATTTCAGCATTAGTAATGCTAGTACCACCACTTTTATTTAATGGGGACTGGGGATCATGGTTCTACCAGGGTTTAGCTGTTCTGATTGTAGGCTGTCCATGTGCCTTAATTTTATCTTCCCCGATTGCAATTGTTTCTGGTATAGCTCACAATGCCAAGAACGGAATCCTTGTGAAGGGTGGAGTTTTTCTTGAACAACTTGGGAAAATTGATACGATAGCATTTGATAAGACTGGTACCTTAACGAAAGGTCATCCTTATGTAGAAAAAACGGTTGTATATGACGAAGGGGAATTTTTTCATATTGCAGGATCTATAGAGAAGTCTTCTTCTCATCCGATAGCAAATGCCATAATGGATAAGTTAAGTGATTTAAATGTTTCTTATACTGATCCAGAAGAAATCAATACTATTTCTGGGCAAGGTGTAGCAGCAGTCATTAATGGGGTTGAATATAAAGTAGGTAATGAAAAAAGTATTAACTTTATTCTCCCTGCTGAAGTATCAGAAAATATTAGTTCACTAAAAAATGATGGGTATACACTTGTGATAGTTGCAAATAATGAAAAAGTGTTAGGGTTATTTGGGATTATAGATGAAATTAGACAAGAAAGTAAGGATATTATAGGAGAACTTTATTTAGCAGGAATTAAAAATACTGTTATGTTAACAGGGGACCATACCAAGACTGCAGAAAAAGTAGCAAAGCAAATAGGCCTAACAAAATATTATGCGAGTCTTTTACCTGATGAAAAAGTTACTAAAATAAAAGAACTAACTAAAAGTGGTAAAGTTGCTATGATAGGAGATGGTATTAATGATGCTCCCGCCCTAGCAACAGCTGATCTGGGGATTGCAATGGGGAAAGGGACAGATAGTGCGATTGAAACGGCTGATATTGTATTAATGCAGGATCATCTAGGGAAACTTCCATCCGCAGTAAGAATTGCAAAAAAGGTTAATAAAATTATTAAATTAAATATAACATTAGCCTTAGGACTCAAACTAATTGCTTTACTGTTAACGATTCCAGGTCTGCTTACATTATGGATTGCAATTCTTTCAGATATGGGTGCAACAATATTAGTAACCTTAATAAGCCTAACGATAATGATTGAAGATAGGAAGTAA